The Armatimonadota bacterium genome includes a region encoding these proteins:
- a CDS encoding type II toxin-antitoxin system HicB family antitoxin, with the protein MDYDASSGVYVVRVPALRGVISEGMTEQEALENVKDAIAEWIAARRALGLPIAEVREYRVKVPV; encoded by the coding sequence ATGGACTACGACGCTTCCAGCGGCGTCTACGTTGTTCGAGTTCCTGCGTTGCGCGGAGTGATCTCGGAAGGCATGACAGAGCAGGAAGCCCTCGAGAACGTGAAGGATGCCATCGCAGAATGGATTGCCGCGCGCCGGGCGCTCGGCCTCCCGATCGCGGAGGTCCGAGAGTACCGGGTGAAGGTCCCGGTCTAG
- the pyrF gene encoding orotidine-5'-phosphate decarboxylase, producing the protein MDCRAPGARPPDRGGPRVPGEGPGLEPLARTPALVVALDLPTLEAAAALVHRVLPVTPWFKIGSVLFTAAGPEAVRAVRAAGGQVFLDLKFHDIPHTVAGSVAAAAELGVALLTVHCAAGPAAMEAAADAARRSGGATGVLGVTRLTSDAGRVGASVLRAAAGAQAAGLAGVVASARECARIKAACGLAFRVLTPAIRPSGAAVHDQARVATPGQAVRAGADYLVVGRPITAAADPAWAAQAVAEEMAAALRRTPAARMLDAGPPPGVGA; encoded by the coding sequence ATGGATTGCCGCGCGCCGGGCGCTCGGCCTCCCGATCGCGGAGGTCCGAGAGTACCGGGTGAAGGTCCCGGTCTAGAGCCGTTGGCCAGAACCCCAGCCCTCGTCGTCGCCCTGGACCTCCCGACGCTGGAGGCCGCCGCAGCCCTGGTCCACCGCGTGCTGCCGGTGACGCCCTGGTTCAAGATAGGATCCGTGCTCTTCACCGCCGCCGGGCCCGAGGCGGTGCGTGCCGTGCGCGCCGCCGGCGGGCAGGTCTTCCTCGACCTCAAGTTCCACGACATCCCGCACACGGTCGCCGGCTCCGTCGCGGCCGCGGCGGAACTCGGCGTTGCGCTGTTGACCGTACACTGCGCGGCCGGGCCAGCGGCGATGGAGGCCGCGGCAGACGCCGCACGGCGATCCGGCGGTGCGACCGGCGTGCTCGGGGTCACGCGCCTGACCAGTGACGCCGGCCGGGTGGGCGCCAGCGTATTGCGCGCCGCAGCTGGGGCCCAAGCAGCCGGCCTCGCGGGCGTTGTGGCGTCGGCGCGGGAGTGCGCGCGGATCAAGGCCGCCTGCGGTCTCGCCTTCCGCGTGCTGACACCGGCGATCCGGCCTTCTGGGGCAGCGGTCCACGACCAGGCGCGCGTGGCGACGCCTGGGCAGGCGGTGCGGGCCGGCGCCGACTACCTGGTGGTTGGCCGTCCCATCACGGCCGCGGCCGATCCGGCGTGGGCCGCGCAGGCGGTGGCCGAGGAGATGGCCGCTGCCCTGCGCCGGACGCCTGCAGCGCGAATGTTGGATGCCGGGCCGCCTCCAGGTGTTGGGGCATGA
- a CDS encoding orotate phosphoribosyltransferase, translating to MTGEAWLALFRRRGAVADGHFLLSSGLHSPIYVQSALILQYPEEAQALGAALAERLRPLRPHVVIGPALGAVVVAHEVARALGVRAIFAERDGGQMALRRGFAIAEGERVLVVEDVITTGGSAAEVASLVGAAGGEVVGFGALVDRTGGRMDLEAPLEALVTLDLPTFAPDRCPQCREGVPVRKPGSRANPS from the coding sequence ATGACGGGCGAGGCCTGGCTCGCCCTGTTTCGCCGGCGCGGCGCGGTGGCGGACGGTCACTTCCTGCTCTCTTCCGGTCTGCACAGTCCCATCTACGTGCAGTCGGCACTGATCCTCCAGTACCCAGAGGAGGCGCAGGCCTTGGGTGCGGCGCTGGCCGAACGCCTGCGGCCGCTGCGGCCGCATGTGGTAATCGGGCCGGCCTTGGGCGCGGTGGTGGTTGCGCACGAGGTCGCGCGGGCACTGGGCGTGCGCGCGATCTTCGCAGAGAGGGACGGCGGACAGATGGCGCTGCGGCGCGGCTTCGCGATCGCCGAGGGCGAGCGGGTCCTGGTGGTGGAGGACGTTATCACGACCGGAGGGTCGGCCGCGGAGGTGGCTTCCCTGGTGGGGGCAGCCGGCGGCGAGGTGGTGGGCTTCGGCGCGCTGGTGGACCGGACCGGCGGCCGCATGGACCTGGAGGCCCCTCTGGAAGCGCTCGTCACCCTCGACCTGCCGACGTTTGCTCCTGACCGGTGCCCTCAGTGCCGGGAGGGCGTGCCCGTGCGCAAGCCGGGCAGCCGCGCCAACCCCTCCTGA